The following are encoded together in the Bradyrhizobium genosp. L genome:
- a CDS encoding DoxX family protein yields MATIYTYWISTALLSLLYLSSALMYLTKGKSVRQALADLGYPTYLVSLMITVKILGTAAILSRVTVGLSDLAYAGMFYHLLLAGLAHVAVRKPNEAAPAVVGLALLITSFVTQNAARAIASPYGLL; encoded by the coding sequence ATGGCTACGATTTACACCTACTGGATTAGCACGGCACTCTTGAGCCTGCTGTACCTGTCCTCCGCCCTTATGTACCTGACGAAAGGGAAATCGGTGCGGCAGGCTCTCGCCGATCTCGGATACCCGACCTACCTCGTGTCCCTCATGATCACCGTGAAGATCTTGGGCACAGCCGCAATTCTTTCGCGCGTCACCGTGGGGCTCAGCGATCTCGCTTACGCCGGCATGTTCTATCATCTACTGTTAGCCGGCTTGGCGCACGTCGCCGTTCGGAAGCCCAACGAGGCCGCGCCCGCCGTCGTGGGCCTCGCGTTGCTCATCACTTCTTTCGTTACGCAGAACGCCGCTCGCGCAATCGCGTCGCCCTACGGGCTGCTCTGA
- a CDS encoding winged helix-turn-helix transcriptional regulator, with product MEKQTMKDAKVNMHEEMRRAFALLSGKWKLEIMWLLNQRVYRFGELRKAIPGITQHMLTAQLRELEADGLVSRTVFAEVPLRVEYEITKKARGLGPTMEALTAWWHEYGKTVPAKSGGRGRKARV from the coding sequence ATGGAGAAGCAGACTATGAAAGACGCCAAGGTAAACATGCACGAGGAAATGCGGCGCGCGTTCGCGCTGCTCTCAGGCAAGTGGAAACTGGAGATCATGTGGCTGCTCAATCAGCGGGTCTATCGCTTCGGAGAGCTTCGAAAAGCGATCCCCGGCATCACCCAGCACATGCTTACGGCGCAACTTCGCGAACTCGAAGCAGATGGCCTCGTATCGCGCACGGTATTCGCGGAAGTGCCGCTCCGGGTCGAATATGAAATCACCAAAAAGGCGCGGGGGCTCGGTCCCACGATGGAGGCGCTAACGGCATGGTGGCATGAGTATGGAAAGACCGTGCCAGCAAAATCGGGCGGCCGTGGCCGCAAGGCCAGAGTCTGA